ATTTATTGTGAATAGATCTAAGGATAGAGAAAATTgtcttaaatcaattaaaatattaaatatgagTTAATTAATCTTAACGTACTAATTTGAGGACAAAAATGACCCTTTTGCTCGTTTATCTTTTGTGCAAAACCCATTGACTAGTAAACCACTCCTATTGTGAAGTCAAAATGTTGGGCAAGTCCTCACGCGGTAATGTCTTCGACAAATTCTTCTAAGGGCCATGTCACCGCCGCCCTCCAAGAATTAGCCTAAAAACTTGATCACACATACGAAATTCAAGAATCAAACACGTGGTCTCCATCTAAGGGTCTAAAATTACTCACCTGGACAGAAATATCTAACTCCATCCCTCTATAAATAGGGAAAATCATATGCACTAAAGGAACAACACTCATTtactacaaaaatatataaacagaGCAAAAACAGAgtatttcagaaataaaaagaGGGGCGATCAGAAAAACAAGAACACATATAACAGGGGCGATCTCAAAAACACAAATATTTCATCAATGGCAAGAACATCAAGTATGGTCATTTTAGCTGCGGTTTTTGTAGCCGCCTTGTTTCATAGCTCCGCCGCTCAGGCCACCACTCATGTGGTGGCTGGTACCACCGGTTGGACTATTCCTAGTGGAGATGCAGCTCTTTACTCCAATTGGGCCGCTGGCCAAACTTTTTCCGTAGGCGACATTCTTGGTAAGAAATTAgtatatgttttataaaatttaagtatAATGATAAAAAACATTGGTACTTTGAtcgattttaattaaattctgtaattttttcaattataaccaATTTTTTGCAGTTATAGTTGTCAATTggataaattttaaactaatttttttaaattaagataaaatttaaaacatgaacgatcagtttttttatattattattagtcttaatttttaatcatttattttatgtGAATCATAGAGGCTAAatgtataattataatttttatttgcagTGTTTAACTTCGCAAACAACGCACATGATGTGACTAAAGTAACAAAGGCCGATTACGATGCTTGCACATCAACCGCCCCTATTTCTCAGGCAACCACTACTCCAGCAAGAATCACCATCAATGCAGCCGGCGAACACTACTTTTTGTGCAGTTTCCCCGGCCACTGCGGTGCAGGTCAAAAGTTAATGATTAACGTTAGTGCTGCTGCAACTCCGGCTCCACCACCTTCAACTCCAGCCCCACCACCTCGATCCACCACACCTACACCAGTCTCCGCCCCAACACCTGCTCCACGTACCCCAGTTGCTGCTCCTACACCTGCTCCACGTACCCCAGTTTCCGCTCCTACACCTGCTCCACGTACCCCATTTTCCGCCCCAGCACCCGGTCCAGTTTCTACACCAGCACCCACCGGCACCGCCACCCCACCAGCAACCTCCACCTCTCCTTCATCCCCAACAACTCCTTCTACCCCATCGCCGGCAGGAACTACTGGTCCTCCTCCCGACAGTTCTGCTAAACAACTCGGTGTTGCCGGTGTTTCTGCTACTTTGTTGTCGATTG
This region of Mercurialis annua linkage group LG1-X, ddMerAnnu1.2, whole genome shotgun sequence genomic DNA includes:
- the LOC126665617 gene encoding cucumber peeling cupredoxin-like; the encoded protein is MARTSSMVILAAVFVAALFHSSAAQATTHVVAGTTGWTIPSGDAALYSNWAAGQTFSVGDILVFNFANNAHDVTKVTKADYDACTSTAPISQATTTPARITINAAGEHYFLCSFPGHCGAGQKLMINVSAAATPAPPPSTPAPPPRSTTPTPVSAPTPAPRTPVAAPTPAPRTPVSAPTPAPRTPFSAPAPGPVSTPAPTGTATPPATSTSPSSPTTPSTPSPAGTTGPPPDSSAKQLGVAGVSATLLSIVVAFLY